In Salisediminibacterium beveridgei, one DNA window encodes the following:
- a CDS encoding FbpB family small basic protein, with protein MRKRIQKSFEELVQENVQEIMSSETAMYEIDEKIDERYETADPE; from the coding sequence ATGAGAAAACGAATCCAAAAAAGCTTCGAAGAACTGGTTCAGGAAAATGTTCAGGAAATCATGTCCAGCGAGACAGCAATGTACGAAATCGATGAAAAAATCGATGAACGATACGAAACTGCAGATCCTGAGTAA
- a CDS encoding SCP2 sterol-binding domain-containing protein, whose amino-acid sequence MSVKETMASLTEKMNHNPEHLSGLDYVYQFNLTGDESGVYQLKIERDEAEYTEGEKWEPRLTLEMSDKNFEKLAKDDLNPTMAYMGGKLKVQGDLSHALKFHGLIQKYQ is encoded by the coding sequence ATGAGCGTGAAAGAAACAATGGCCAGCTTAACGGAGAAAATGAATCACAACCCGGAACATCTCAGCGGATTGGACTATGTGTATCAATTTAATTTGACTGGCGACGAGAGTGGCGTGTATCAATTGAAAATTGAACGGGATGAGGCGGAGTATACAGAAGGAGAAAAATGGGAGCCGAGATTGACACTGGAGATGTCCGATAAGAATTTCGAAAAACTTGCCAAGGATGATTTGAATCCAACCATGGCCTACATGGGTGGGAAATTGAAGGTGCAGGGCGACTTGTCTCATGCACTGAAATTCCACGGATTAATTCAGAAATATCAGTAA
- a CDS encoding lysophospholipid acyltransferase family protein: MVRTLIWFIYFFLYLLFISPFLLKAKRLEKTGSKEDYDAYIHGMASNWARRLIRLAGGKITVYGEANIPADEPVLFVSNHQGNFDIPVILGHTNRKTGFISKVEVRRIPLISRWMKHLDCVFLDRADRRQAVKSINEGAETLANGRSLVIFPEGTRGKGKPIQEFKTGSFKLAMKSGVPIIPVSIEGTYRMFEANQNKVCPGEATITFGEPIRVHQTEKVSMGELAETTRNRIITNFRESKHRQENDQNEGA; the protein is encoded by the coding sequence ATGGTTCGAACATTGATTTGGTTTATCTATTTCTTTTTATATTTGCTTTTTATCTCCCCATTCTTACTGAAAGCGAAACGGCTGGAGAAAACCGGCAGCAAAGAAGACTATGATGCCTATATTCATGGGATGGCAAGTAACTGGGCCAGAAGACTGATCCGTCTGGCTGGAGGGAAAATCACTGTATATGGGGAAGCGAATATCCCGGCAGATGAACCGGTTTTGTTTGTCAGTAATCATCAGGGAAATTTCGATATACCGGTTATTCTTGGACATACCAACCGCAAGACAGGTTTTATATCCAAAGTCGAAGTCCGGAGAATTCCTCTGATCAGCAGATGGATGAAGCATCTCGATTGTGTATTTCTCGACCGGGCCGACCGTCGCCAGGCAGTGAAATCCATCAATGAAGGAGCAGAGACTCTGGCAAACGGACGCAGTCTTGTGATTTTCCCGGAAGGAACCCGCGGAAAGGGAAAACCGATACAGGAATTTAAAACAGGCAGCTTCAAACTGGCGATGAAATCCGGGGTGCCGATCATTCCGGTTTCCATCGAAGGCACGTACCGCATGTTTGAGGCCAATCAGAACAAAGTCTGTCCCGGAGAAGCCACGATTACATTCGGAGAACCGATCCGTGTGCATCAGACGGAGAAGGTCTCCATGGGTGAACTTGCGGAGACGACCAGAAACAGAATCATCACGAACTTCAGGGAATCAAAACATAGGCAGGAAAATGATCAAAACGAAGGCGCCTGA
- a CDS encoding 4Fe-4S dicluster domain-containing protein — protein sequence MLEKFLFKRVKDQASIRISHDTCLRSRYKWNACTICVDTCPSDAITISEEGKVVYDSNTCNDCHFCMHECPTDAIYYESEMMQKYEQRITQRDVVTYTCRKQATGSGEQIELPCLSLLTPEYLMAGELHEKEQEILCNPKKCASCEYNFDPDEGLQWVREWSAYSFTEQVKIQTDPKQIRGKKRSYNRRELFQMTSNTTKQSIGNLLIDSFYEPKSLKEKIQPPQKRKYAMVYLERKKSQFGDEVMEAVAPLLNGARITVEGELDFWHHLAAICPTGALKQTSDDSGDRLLFNGRDCVNCDICEQLSDQIVREPASSIHDYLGEVTLAERQMDACPSCNGKKPVQRDICDDCEHTKKKRASLLDSW from the coding sequence ATGCTGGAGAAATTTCTCTTCAAACGTGTGAAAGATCAGGCATCCATTCGAATATCACATGATACATGCCTGCGCTCACGTTATAAATGGAATGCATGTACGATATGCGTGGATACATGCCCGAGTGACGCCATTACCATCAGCGAAGAAGGCAAGGTCGTTTACGACAGCAATACCTGTAACGACTGTCATTTTTGCATGCATGAATGTCCAACAGATGCCATATATTATGAATCCGAAATGATGCAGAAGTATGAACAAAGGATCACCCAAAGAGATGTGGTCACTTATACGTGCCGCAAGCAGGCCACCGGCAGTGGGGAACAGATTGAATTACCGTGCCTGTCCCTGTTAACGCCAGAGTATCTGATGGCGGGGGAACTGCATGAGAAAGAACAGGAGATTCTTTGCAATCCGAAGAAATGCGCCTCCTGTGAATACAATTTCGATCCGGATGAAGGTCTGCAGTGGGTCAGGGAATGGTCAGCTTATTCGTTTACAGAACAAGTCAAAATTCAGACGGATCCGAAACAAATCCGCGGCAAAAAGCGAAGCTATAACCGTCGTGAACTCTTTCAAATGACATCCAATACGACCAAACAGTCCATCGGCAATCTTCTGATCGATTCATTTTACGAACCCAAGAGTCTCAAGGAAAAAATCCAGCCGCCGCAAAAGAGAAAATATGCCATGGTTTATCTGGAGCGTAAGAAGTCGCAGTTTGGTGATGAAGTGATGGAGGCGGTTGCCCCTTTACTGAATGGTGCACGGATTACTGTGGAGGGGGAATTGGACTTTTGGCATCACCTTGCCGCCATTTGTCCGACGGGTGCTTTGAAACAGACGTCTGATGACTCGGGCGACCGGCTGTTGTTTAATGGACGGGACTGTGTGAACTGTGATATTTGTGAACAGCTCAGTGATCAGATTGTCCGTGAACCGGCGTCGTCCATTCATGACTACCTCGGCGAGGTCACTCTTGCCGAACGACAGATGGATGCATGCCCGTCCTGCAACGGTAAAAAACCTGTTCAACGAGACATCTGTGACGACTGTGAACATACAAAGAAGAAAAGGGCATCCTTATTGGATAGCTGGTAA
- a CDS encoding acylphosphatase, with product MKRYHAIVSGRVQGVGFRFQAQMNAQTHDLTGWVRNKSNGDVELEIQGDPKNIETFFESLHTLRFPAKIKHIEQNEKEPLPHEKKFVIYH from the coding sequence GTGAAACGATACCATGCAATCGTATCAGGACGCGTTCAAGGCGTCGGATTCCGGTTTCAAGCGCAAATGAACGCGCAAACGCATGATTTAACGGGCTGGGTACGAAACAAGTCCAACGGGGATGTGGAGTTGGAAATTCAGGGTGATCCAAAGAACATTGAGACTTTTTTTGAAAGTTTGCACACCCTTCGCTTCCCTGCGAAAATCAAACATATCGAACAAAATGAAAAAGAACCGCTCCCCCATGAAAAGAAATTTGTGATTTACCATTAA
- a CDS encoding cryptochrome/photolyase family protein produces the protein MTATTAIWIRNDLRLQDHPAIERALLISGKPDDRILFVFHVHERYFKKDNPRVDYFYKTVRSFSDDLAAKGIGIRFIYGSAEDAWHDFFDQFPDVTAVVATMDPTDFALERDALVKELTVARDVHFELTESNHIHHQHAIYKDDNTPYKVYTPYMKQWMKRSVRPLIAIDHAKLSEKSLNVAMNRDTLDQQLAHSRWDWKAIGEKNAHKRMTQFMEERLHAYDEQRDYPAIAGTSRLSPYLKTGTLSAVQVYHAAYAALENGSKGAETYIKELAWRDFYNMIHSHYDDLKHQEFQEKFRHLDWRNDPELLERWKQGQTGFPLIDAAMRQLNQTGWMHNRLRMAVASFLTKDYHLDWREGEQYFAERLIDYDEASNVGGWQWASSVGTDASPYFRVFNPVRQSKRFDPKGSFIKKYVPELSNVPEKYIHEPAKISGKAKEESGFEIGVDYPNPSVDHSEARLKAIAMFEGGSSS, from the coding sequence ATGACAGCTACTACTGCCATCTGGATCCGGAACGATCTGAGATTGCAAGACCACCCTGCCATTGAAAGGGCACTCTTAATTTCCGGAAAACCGGATGACCGCATTTTATTTGTGTTTCACGTTCATGAACGCTATTTCAAAAAAGACAATCCTCGCGTTGATTATTTTTATAAAACCGTCCGGTCATTCAGTGATGATCTTGCAGCAAAGGGTATCGGTATCCGTTTCATTTACGGGTCTGCGGAAGATGCCTGGCATGATTTTTTCGATCAGTTCCCGGATGTAACAGCCGTTGTTGCAACGATGGATCCAACCGATTTTGCGCTGGAGCGGGATGCGCTGGTGAAAGAACTCACTGTTGCCCGCGATGTCCATTTTGAATTAACTGAAAGCAATCACATCCATCATCAGCATGCGATCTATAAAGACGATAACACCCCTTATAAAGTCTATACGCCCTACATGAAGCAGTGGATGAAACGGTCTGTCAGACCCCTGATCGCGATCGATCATGCCAAACTCTCTGAAAAATCACTGAATGTCGCTATGAACAGGGACACCCTGGATCAACAGCTGGCGCATTCAAGATGGGACTGGAAAGCCATTGGTGAAAAGAATGCCCATAAGCGCATGACACAGTTCATGGAAGAGCGTCTTCATGCTTATGACGAACAGCGTGATTACCCGGCAATCGCCGGCACATCCCGCCTCTCCCCATACCTGAAAACCGGAACACTCTCTGCAGTTCAGGTCTACCATGCTGCATATGCAGCCTTGGAGAACGGGTCTAAAGGCGCGGAAACGTACATCAAAGAACTTGCCTGGCGGGATTTCTATAACATGATCCATTCGCATTATGATGATTTGAAGCATCAGGAGTTTCAGGAGAAGTTCCGGCACCTCGACTGGCGGAATGATCCAGAACTGCTTGAACGCTGGAAACAGGGACAAACCGGTTTTCCATTGATTGACGCTGCGATGCGCCAACTCAATCAGACTGGCTGGATGCATAACCGGCTGCGAATGGCGGTTGCTTCTTTTTTGACCAAGGATTATCACCTCGACTGGCGAGAAGGTGAACAGTATTTTGCTGAGCGTCTCATCGACTATGATGAAGCCTCAAACGTCGGCGGCTGGCAATGGGCCTCTTCCGTCGGTACGGATGCTTCGCCTTATTTCAGAGTATTTAACCCCGTGAGACAGTCGAAACGATTTGATCCAAAAGGCAGCTTCATCAAAAAATATGTACCCGAACTCAGCAATGTCCCAGAGAAATACATTCATGAGCCTGCAAAAATATCCGGAAAAGCAAAAGAGGAATCCGGCTTTGAAATCGGAGTCGATTATCCCAACCCCTCTGTCGACCACAGTGAAGCAAGATTAAAAGCCATTGCCATGTTTGAAGGAGGATCATCGTCATGA
- a CDS encoding GNAT family N-acetyltransferase, whose amino-acid sequence MTIRKLNHHEKKEVLDLSAYSFQFHLSEEEETNVLEKMKPEYTWVHEHTDGEIAAKLNILPLETYIGGRLMKMGGIAGVATWPEFRRGGYVKALLLHAFTEMKDAGQVISFLHPFSVPFYRKFGYELFGRELHVTLEREQLPKDRPYAGKIRRVKQEDAPVQLAAVYEQWAKNYSGTLKRSDDWWQNSVFRRKKGAIVAYTSDDQVTGYMIYEVKDKTMTIKEWIWLTPDARDGLISFIRNHDSMAQRYTMTVAPQSGLPYLLDDAKVKQELSSYFMARIIDLENFLSVYPFELTGRDGVIPLHIIDDNCPWNQGTFLLAVKNGALSVKKAPVKEGSRCAHPPKRGIHASIGTLSGLMMQAESFELYVTEKLIEGDEESISFFKSILPRQKPFIYDFF is encoded by the coding sequence ATGACCATTCGAAAACTCAACCATCATGAGAAAAAAGAGGTACTCGATTTAAGTGCCTATTCGTTTCAATTTCACTTGAGTGAAGAGGAAGAAACGAATGTGCTTGAGAAAATGAAACCGGAGTATACATGGGTACATGAACATACTGACGGAGAGATTGCTGCTAAACTGAACATTTTACCACTGGAAACCTATATCGGAGGACGACTCATGAAGATGGGTGGAATCGCCGGCGTTGCCACCTGGCCTGAATTCCGCCGTGGCGGCTATGTAAAGGCCTTGTTGCTTCATGCGTTTACAGAAATGAAAGATGCCGGACAAGTGATCAGTTTCCTGCATCCCTTCTCGGTGCCTTTTTATCGCAAATTCGGCTATGAATTATTTGGCCGTGAACTGCACGTCACACTTGAACGTGAGCAATTACCGAAAGACCGTCCTTACGCAGGAAAGATCCGTCGCGTGAAACAAGAAGATGCACCTGTACAACTTGCAGCAGTCTATGAGCAGTGGGCAAAAAACTATTCGGGAACACTGAAGCGAAGCGATGACTGGTGGCAAAACAGTGTCTTTCGCCGAAAAAAGGGTGCCATCGTTGCCTATACATCAGACGATCAAGTAACAGGCTATATGATTTATGAGGTAAAAGATAAAACAATGACCATCAAAGAATGGATCTGGCTGACACCTGATGCCCGCGATGGACTGATCAGCTTTATACGGAATCATGACTCAATGGCACAACGTTATACGATGACAGTTGCCCCTCAATCCGGACTCCCTTATCTGCTGGATGACGCAAAGGTGAAGCAGGAACTGAGCAGTTACTTTATGGCCCGCATCATCGATTTGGAGAATTTCCTGTCCGTTTATCCATTCGAGCTTACCGGAAGAGACGGGGTTATCCCCCTGCACATCATTGATGATAATTGTCCATGGAATCAGGGGACGTTTCTGCTGGCGGTTAAAAATGGGGCCTTGTCCGTTAAAAAAGCACCTGTCAAAGAGGGGAGCCGGTGTGCCCATCCGCCGAAGCGTGGCATTCACGCATCGATTGGTACACTGTCAGGACTCATGATGCAGGCAGAGTCGTTCGAACTCTATGTGACGGAGAAACTGATCGAAGGCGATGAGGAAAGCATCTCGTTTTTCAAGTCCATCCTCCCACGCCAAAAACCTTTCATCTATGATTTCTTTTAA
- a CDS encoding aldehyde dehydrogenase, whose amino-acid sequence MKDAIRDLKVRQKNYFYSGETKPLAFRHKQLEALRDGIRKREKDILDAVRKDLNKGEHEAFMTEIGFIYSEIKDTLKNLDYWASPVKERTPLTHFGGKSMVYKQPYGVVLIIAPWNYPFQLAFAPLIGAIAAGNTAIVKPSELTPNTSGVIRELIASVFPEQYVACVEGDVEVAKTLLNEKMDYIFFTGSTAVGKKVMEAASHHLTPVTLELGGKSPAIVTEDANLKIAAKRIVWGKMINAGQTCVAPDYVLVHEKRRRKFLKLVSHYIKKWFGPEERRNRVYPKIVNEQHTKRIADLINPEKVFYGGHYDIDSRYIEPTVMVDVNLDDDVMGEEIFGPVLPIIFYEHEFEVIETVRQRPNPLALYLFTENKETERFIMDNLSFGGGCVNDTIMHLATPYLPFGGVGESGMGNYHGKSTFDTFTHMKSVLKQSTAFDLPIRYSQTPGSTKAMRRIME is encoded by the coding sequence ATGAAAGACGCGATAAGGGACTTAAAAGTAAGGCAGAAAAATTATTTTTACAGCGGGGAAACAAAACCCCTTGCCTTTCGACATAAACAGCTCGAGGCGTTACGTGATGGCATACGAAAACGGGAAAAAGATATCCTGGATGCAGTCAGGAAAGATTTGAATAAAGGTGAACACGAAGCCTTTATGACGGAAATCGGTTTTATCTATTCTGAAATTAAAGATACATTGAAGAACCTGGATTACTGGGCATCTCCCGTAAAAGAACGAACACCTTTAACACATTTCGGCGGGAAAAGCATGGTGTATAAACAGCCATATGGCGTCGTATTAATCATTGCACCATGGAACTACCCTTTCCAATTGGCCTTTGCTCCACTGATCGGTGCGATTGCTGCAGGGAATACGGCGATCGTTAAACCTTCAGAATTAACACCGAACACAAGCGGTGTGATCCGGGAGCTGATTGCTTCTGTTTTTCCGGAACAGTATGTTGCCTGTGTTGAGGGGGACGTGGAAGTCGCCAAAACCCTGCTCAATGAGAAGATGGACTATATCTTCTTTACCGGCAGTACGGCTGTTGGAAAGAAGGTCATGGAGGCAGCGAGCCATCATCTGACGCCCGTGACATTGGAACTTGGAGGCAAGAGCCCGGCGATTGTGACGGAAGACGCCAACCTCAAAATTGCAGCCAAACGCATTGTCTGGGGAAAAATGATCAATGCGGGTCAAACCTGTGTTGCGCCGGATTATGTGCTGGTGCATGAAAAACGACGACGGAAATTTCTGAAGCTGGTTTCTCACTATATTAAAAAGTGGTTCGGCCCAGAAGAACGTCGCAACCGGGTCTATCCGAAAATTGTCAATGAACAGCATACAAAACGGATTGCTGACTTGATCAATCCGGAAAAAGTATTTTATGGCGGGCATTATGATATTGACAGCCGTTATATTGAACCTACCGTTATGGTGGACGTAAATCTCGATGATGACGTGATGGGTGAGGAAATATTCGGACCCGTCCTGCCGATTATTTTTTATGAGCATGAGTTTGAAGTGATTGAAACCGTTCGTCAACGGCCAAATCCGTTGGCTTTGTACTTGTTCACAGAGAACAAAGAAACCGAACGTTTCATTATGGACAATCTGTCCTTTGGCGGCGGCTGCGTGAACGATACGATTATGCACCTGGCAACGCCTTACCTGCCATTTGGAGGCGTTGGTGAGAGTGGCATGGGGAATTATCACGGCAAGTCCACATTTGACACATTTACGCACATGAAGAGTGTCCTGAAACAGTCAACGGCTTTTGATCTGCCGATCCGTTACAGTCAGACACCCGGATCGACCAAGGCAATGCGAAGGATCATGGAATAA
- a CDS encoding small multi-drug export protein: MIDVLWQYIMIFLMAATPWFEILLVIPIGVGMGLEPFLVALVSFAGNFLPILLIVWLLNWFQTTAYYARYKKRREEKMTTKDTPSRGQRVFQKYGLPGLAILGPLVTGIHLATVMALSLKVGKLSTTVWMGASLFIWTVGLTFASVYALETVVRLFG, translated from the coding sequence ATGATCGATGTTCTTTGGCAATATATCATGATCTTTCTCATGGCTGCGACGCCTTGGTTTGAAATCCTTCTCGTTATCCCCATCGGAGTAGGAATGGGCCTGGAGCCGTTTCTCGTTGCGCTCGTATCCTTCGCTGGAAACTTCCTGCCAATTCTCCTGATCGTCTGGTTGCTTAACTGGTTTCAAACGACAGCATATTATGCCAGGTACAAAAAACGCCGCGAAGAAAAAATGACTACGAAAGACACGCCGTCCAGAGGACAACGTGTCTTTCAAAAATACGGTTTGCCGGGATTGGCCATTCTCGGGCCTTTGGTTACCGGCATTCATTTGGCAACGGTTATGGCACTCTCATTGAAAGTGGGGAAATTATCAACCACTGTATGGATGGGTGCCAGCCTGTTTATCTGGACCGTTGGACTGACTTTTGCCAGTGTCTATGCGCTCGAAACAGTCGTGCGTCTCTTTGGTTAG
- a CDS encoding class I SAM-dependent methyltransferase encodes MAGDRFDPNEAARLLDPERKKLVDADWVAEKLGIEGKMNVIDLGAGNGYFTLPIAARTKGDVYAVDVEPEMLGMLSARVEEAGFEHVGYIQSDLEDVSLGDNVAERAVIAFVIHEVGDRVKAFKEMKRMLTKGGRGAVVEWARVDNPHAGPPQHERLAPDDVTADMKKAGLAVDEVVHHSEVYTIFFHIPV; translated from the coding sequence ATGGCAGGAGACAGATTTGATCCGAACGAGGCAGCAAGACTGTTGGATCCAGAACGAAAGAAACTGGTGGATGCTGACTGGGTAGCTGAAAAACTCGGGATTGAAGGAAAGATGAATGTCATTGACCTGGGCGCAGGGAATGGCTATTTCACTTTGCCGATTGCAGCAAGAACAAAAGGGGATGTCTATGCAGTGGACGTGGAACCGGAAATGCTGGGTATGCTCTCCGCTCGGGTTGAAGAAGCGGGTTTTGAGCATGTCGGCTATATTCAATCGGACCTCGAAGATGTATCCCTTGGTGATAACGTCGCTGAACGGGCAGTGATTGCCTTCGTCATTCATGAAGTAGGCGATCGGGTCAAGGCATTTAAGGAAATGAAACGTATGCTCACAAAAGGGGGAAGAGGCGCAGTGGTGGAATGGGCCCGGGTTGACAATCCGCACGCAGGGCCACCACAGCATGAACGCCTCGCACCGGATGATGTGACTGCGGACATGAAAAAAGCAGGACTCGCGGTAGATGAGGTGGTCCATCACAGTGAAGTGTACACGATTTTCTTCCATATACCGGTCTAA
- a CDS encoding carbonic anhydrase, protein MNYEQLIQGNEAFIQKMKQQKPDFFEELQKGQTPDFFVLSCSDSRSDPDTITSSLPGKLFVHRNVANQVVEKDDSLRTGLYYAMRVLQIKGIIILGHTGCGGVQAARQGVSNEHLDDWLGHVETSIRGIDELQSDDHAHERQNIRTQIENIKELPVYQDIGKGIPVLGALFHLENGKIEWID, encoded by the coding sequence ATGAATTACGAGCAGCTGATACAAGGAAATGAAGCATTTATTCAGAAAATGAAACAGCAGAAACCAGATTTCTTCGAGGAACTTCAAAAAGGACAGACGCCGGACTTCTTTGTCCTGTCCTGCAGTGACTCCAGAAGCGACCCGGACACGATTACGTCAAGCCTCCCGGGTAAACTGTTCGTCCATCGAAATGTTGCAAACCAGGTCGTAGAAAAAGACGATAGTTTACGCACCGGATTGTACTATGCCATGAGGGTCCTTCAGATAAAAGGGATCATTATATTGGGGCACACGGGTTGCGGGGGTGTCCAGGCCGCCCGCCAAGGAGTAAGTAACGAACATCTTGACGACTGGCTCGGTCATGTGGAAACAAGCATCCGGGGCATTGATGAGCTTCAATCAGATGATCACGCCCACGAAAGACAGAATATCCGGACGCAAATCGAAAATATAAAAGAACTTCCTGTTTATCAGGACATTGGAAAGGGAATTCCTGTTCTAGGCGCACTGTTTCATTTGGAAAATGGTAAAATCGAGTGGATCGACTGA
- a CDS encoding sulfurtransferase TusA family protein, which translates to MENAKLLDAKGLACPMPVVKVKKEMDKMSAGEILEVHATDKGAKSDIPAWAKSSGNKILKEDQEEDVLKFWVEKA; encoded by the coding sequence ATGGAAAACGCAAAATTGTTAGATGCTAAAGGGTTGGCTTGCCCAATGCCGGTTGTTAAGGTGAAAAAGGAAATGGACAAGATGAGTGCCGGAGAAATTCTGGAAGTTCATGCGACTGATAAAGGCGCGAAATCAGACATCCCAGCCTGGGCAAAATCAAGCGGAAATAAAATCTTGAAAGAAGATCAGGAAGAAGACGTTCTGAAATTCTGGGTGGAAAAAGCATAA
- a CDS encoding sulfurtransferase TusA family protein: MSIKVDHVVDAKGLACPMPVVKTKKMMDQIDAGQVLLVEATDRGSLADMKGWAKNTGNQYLGSKEDGDVLFHYLRKSDDADTKEIEEFEPVASNDDVKSKIGESGVTILDVREPAEYTFSRIPGSVSIPMGELEERMDELSKEDDVYVICRTGSRSNMASHTLKEKGFDKVHNVKPGMTEWDGPVESTE, encoded by the coding sequence GTGAGCATTAAAGTAGACCATGTTGTGGATGCCAAAGGCTTGGCATGTCCAATGCCGGTAGTGAAAACGAAGAAAATGATGGATCAGATTGATGCGGGGCAAGTATTGCTCGTCGAAGCAACAGATCGCGGGTCTCTGGCCGATATGAAGGGTTGGGCTAAGAATACTGGAAACCAGTATCTTGGGTCTAAAGAAGACGGAGACGTTCTCTTTCACTATTTACGTAAATCAGATGATGCAGACACCAAGGAGATTGAAGAATTTGAGCCGGTTGCATCAAATGATGATGTGAAGAGTAAAATCGGTGAATCGGGCGTTACCATTCTGGATGTCAGGGAACCTGCAGAGTATACGTTCTCCCGTATACCTGGATCCGTATCGATTCCGATGGGAGAACTTGAAGAGCGGATGGATGAATTGAGCAAAGAAGACGATGTTTATGTCATCTGCCGAACAGGAAGCCGGAGCAATATGGCGTCACATACGTTAAAGGAGAAAGGCTTTGATAAAGTTCACAATGTAAAGCCTGGTATGACGGAGTGGGATGGTCCTGTTGAGAGCACCGAATAA
- a CDS encoding thioredoxin family protein, with product MEKLKTEIQAENAFLLLVKTENCSVCEAVEEQINQGVLKEADVPVKKIRLKDVPEVSGEFLVFTSPTLLLFLDGKEQWRGSRFVSYDEIIRIMSLWRS from the coding sequence ATGGAAAAGTTGAAAACGGAGATTCAAGCGGAAAATGCGTTCCTTTTACTGGTGAAAACAGAAAATTGTTCAGTATGTGAAGCGGTTGAGGAACAAATCAATCAAGGTGTCCTGAAAGAAGCTGACGTACCGGTCAAGAAGATCCGCTTGAAGGACGTACCGGAAGTATCCGGCGAATTTCTGGTGTTTACATCACCGACGTTGCTTTTGTTTCTTGATGGGAAAGAACAATGGCGCGGATCGCGGTTTGTGTCTTATGACGAAATTATCCGAATCATGTCGCTTTGGCGCTCATAA